The following proteins come from a genomic window of Lycium ferocissimum isolate CSIRO_LF1 chromosome 4, AGI_CSIRO_Lferr_CH_V1, whole genome shotgun sequence:
- the LOC132053699 gene encoding uncharacterized protein LOC132053699, which yields MKTVMEKLVDVHQMAFLQGRQIMDATLLANELVDSRFSVLINGNPEGFFQSSRALRQRDPLSPFLFLLAMEGLNYMIRKAKTNGWIKGFGTQTNRGKDMESTHLLYVDDCLVFSETKVTDLQFMASNLSCQTESLPTKYLGMPLGANHKAQEIWNDVLERCEMKLTSWKSQYLSLGGRLTLINSVLDALPTYMMSLLPIPRGIEKKINKVRREFLWHGNKDKSGVEDCDTQQATWWHGD from the exons ATGAAGACTGTCATGGAGAAGCTAGTGGATGTACATCAAATGGCATTTTTGCAGGGTAGACAGATCATGGATGCCACTCTACTTGCTAATGAGTTGGTGGATTCcaga TTCTCTGTTCTAATTAATGGAAATCCTGAAGGTTTTTTTCAATCTAGCAGGGCTTTGAGGCAGAGGGATCCCCTGTCACCTTTCCTATTCCTATTAGCCATGGAGGGGCTAAATTACATGATCAGAAAAGCCAAAACTAATGGATGGATAAAAGGGTTTGGAACCCAAACCAATAGGGGTAAAGACATGGAAAGTACACACttattgtatgttgatgacTGTTTGGTGTTTAGTGAGACTAAG GTGACTGATTTACAGTTTATGGCAAGTAACTTGAGCTGTCAAACTGAGTCACTGCCCACAAAGTACTTAGGAATGCCTCTGGGTGCTAACCATAAGGCACAAGAGATATGGAATGATGTGTTAGAAAGGTGCGAAATGAAATTGACAAGCTGGAAGAGTCAATATTTATCTCTTGGGGGTAGACTGACTTTGATAAATTCAGTCTTGGATGCCTTACCTACTTACATGATGTCTTTGCTTCCTATTCCTAGGGGCATAGAGAAGAAGATTAACAAAGTAAGAAGGGAATTTTTGTGGCATGGTAACAAAGACAAGAGTGGAGTGGAAGATTGTGACACTCAGCAAGCAACATGGTGGCATGGGGATTAA
- the LOC132051483 gene encoding uncharacterized protein LOC132051483 has translation MVNLEQPKRRVAFVLIDGVGDVSLPRFGYKTPLQLAKIPNLDAIASAGVNGLMDPVEVGLGCGSDTAHLSLLGYEPRVYYRGRGAFESMGAGLAMSPGDIAFKSNFATLDEETGIVVSRRADRHFEEEGPILCAALDGMKLPSFPGYEIRVRYATEHRCGVVVKGPKLSGNISGTDPLKDNRLLLQAKPLDDTDEAKHTAAVVNELSKEISRILLAHPLNAKRAAEGKDVANVVLLRGCGIRIEVAPFEKVHGLWPCMVAPTKIIAGLGLSLGIDILEAPGATGDYRTLLTSKATAIARALSAPLQSCPNVFVPGEDEHKPGRFDGYDFGFLHIKAIDDAGHDKASVFKVKGLEAVDGAIGQLARLLWEAESTGKFSYYLCVTGDHSTPVEYGDHSFEPVPFALCSLKDFVSALGGESVLSGISLDPFPLPSVQAGEDLDTATRIEQEQNKKLQFSAGDSVDKFSEIAAARGCLGRFPGSEMMGIIKAYLKLEA, from the exons ATGGTTAACTTGGAGCAGCCAAAGCGAAGAGTTGCCTTTGTGCTTATTGATGGTGTGGGAGATGTCTCTCTGCCAAGATTTGGTTATAAAACCCCGCTTCAATTggccaaaataccaaatttgGATGCTATAGCATCTGCCGGAGTTAATGGTTTGATGGATCCTGTTGAAGTCGGCTTGGGTTGTGGAAGTGATACCGCCCATCTTTCTCTACTGGGCTATGAACCTAGGGTATATTATCGAGGTCGGGGTGCATTTGAGTCAATGGGTGCCGGGTTGGCAATGTCACCCGGAGATATTGCATTTAAG TCTAACTTTGCTACGCTGGATGAGGAAACCGGAATAGTTGTTAGCCGGAGGGCTGATAGGCATTTTGAAGAAGAAGGGCCAATTCTTTGTGCAGCATTGGATGGAATGAAGTTGCCCTCTTTTCCTGGATATGAAATTAGAGTCAG GTATGCTACGGAGCATAGATGTGGAGTGGTTGTCAAGGGACCAAAGTTAAGTGGAAACATTTCGGGAACTGACCCATTGAAAGACAACCGCTTACTTTTACAAGCGAAGCCTCTTGATGATACAGATGAAGCAAAGCACACAGCTGCAGTTGTCAATGAACTGTCTAAAGAAATTTCGCGCATTTTGCTTGCCCATCCATTGAATGCAAAACGGGCAGCAGAAGGAAAGGATGTTGCAAATGTGGTTCTTTTACGAGGATGTGGCATTAGAATTGAG GTTGCTCCATTTGAAAAGGTCCATGGTCTCTGGCCATGCATGGTAGCTCCTACCAAGATTATTGCTGGCTTGGGTTTGTCACTGGGGATTGATATTCTGGAAGCACCTGGAGCGACAGGAGACTATAGGACTTTATTAACATCAAAAGCAACTGCCATTGCCAGGGCACTCTCGGCACCTTTGCAATCTTGTCCAAATGTTTTTGTGCCCGGGGAAGATGAGCACAAGCCTGGTCGATTTGATGGCTATGATTTTGGGTTCCTCCACATTAAG GCAATTGACGATGCAGGTCATGATAAAGCAAGTGTGTTCAAAGTGAAAGGACTGGAAGCTGTCGATGGTGCTATAGGACAATTAGCTAGGCTTCTTTGGGAGGCCGAATCAACGGGGAAATTCAGCTATTACCTTTGTGTCACTGGAGACCACTCCACGCCTGTAGAATATGGAGATCACAGCTTTGAACCGGTGCCATTTGCATTATGTAGTTTAAAAGACTTTGTCAGTGCTTTGGGTGGAGAATCTGTCCTGTCAGGCATTTCCCTTGATCCGTTTCCCCTTCCATCCGTCCAAGCTGGCGAAGACCTAGATACTGCTACAAGGATTGAACAAGAACAAAATAAGAAGCTTCAGTTTTCTGCTGGTGATTCGGTTGACAAGTTCAGTGAAATAGCAGCTGCTAGAGGTTGTCTTGGCCGGTTCCCCGGGAGTGAGATGATGGGAATCATAAAGGCATATCTTAAACTTGAAGCTTGA